In Torulaspora globosa chromosome 1, complete sequence, a genomic segment contains:
- the CRZ1 gene encoding DNA-binding transcription factor CRZ1 (ancestral locus Anc_2.303), whose protein sequence is MPDLYGHIAHSDPEEGDQGSHEKEEEKGLHLEMPGFTGVGIEGRQNERFIQTYLVSSEGQMLCEPQMSISMESEVLFSPSSTSSQRNPVTPTLKVEDSDGDTWAHLMEPSRAEVEDAGASLHLQSRSYLGAFSAEHELNDMYRSDAETGYASSSYHTPGLYPVDPAVSPAVSYLTIGDEELDDLLSVHSGTSAYSNISLPMSASGFRHVTNVDELDNLLSASSGRFDENFSEFVQSSVTACEEQQGSRIPPVISVQEFQEKRSDEAGTSVSSTTFDEQNFQRAEQKLNASLLCPNDMDVEHEDMINGRIARRRASHGSRRSRSSVRSRSLSPDERARSLSEDRDRLLLLADLQPPSPNDLQNRSASPLGDGETLQNLSGNTKRRLSQKNPATYACELCDKKFTRPYNLKSHLRTHTNERPFICSSCGKAFARQHDRKRHEDLHTGKKRYVCGGKLKDGTPWGCGKKFARSDALGRHFKTESGKKCITPLYDEAARNKQTLEADFQQD, encoded by the coding sequence ATGCCGGATTTATACGGGCATATCGCTCATAGTGATCCAGAGGAAGGTGATCAGGGCAGCcatgaaaaggaagaagagaaagggCTTCATTTAGAGATGCCAGGATTCACGGGAGTTGGAATTGAGGGTAGACAAAATGAGAGATTTATACAGACGTATCTGGTCTCTAGCGAGGGACAGATGCTCTGTGAGCCGCAGATGAGCATTAGTATGGAAAGCGAAGTGCTTTTTTCGCCCTCTTCTACGTCTTCGCAGAGGAACCCTGTGACACCGACTCTGAAAGTGGAGGATTCCGACGGGGATACATGGGCACATCTGATGGAACCGTCGCGAGCGGAGGTGGAAGATGCCGGGGCAAGTCTCCATCTGCAGAGCAGAAGCTATCTGGGAGCGTTTTCGGCGGAACATGAGCTGAATGACATGTACAGGAGTGATGCGGAGACAGGGTACGCATCTTCGAGCTACCATACGCCGGGGCTGTACCCTGTTGATCCCGCGGTTTCGCCGGCGGTATCGTATTTGACCATTGGCGACGAGGAGCTGGACGACTTGCTGAGTGTGCATTCCGGGACAAGCGCGTACTCGAACATTTCGCTGCCCATGAGCGCCAGCGGGTTTAGACACGTCACCAAtgtcgatgagctggacAACCTGCTGTCCGCGTCAAGCGGCCGTTTCGACGAGAATTTTAGCGAGTTCGTCCAGTCGAGCGTGACCGCGTGCGAGGAACAGCAGGGCTCTCGAATACCGCCCGTTATATCGGTGCAGGAATTCCAAGAAAAGCGCAGTGATGAAGCTGGGACCTCGGTATCCTCAACGACGTTCGACGAGCAGAACTTCCAAAGAGCTGAGCAGAAGTTAAATGCGTCGTTGCTATGTCCGAATGACATGGACGTAGAACACGAAGATATGATAAACGGCAGGATCGCAAGGAGAAGAGCTTCGCACGGGTCGAGGAGATCCAGATCGTCTGTACGCAGTCGAAGCCTGTCGCCGGATGAGAGGGCGCGTTCTCTAAGCGAGGACAGAGATAGACTACTGTTGCTGGCAGATCTGCAGCCGCCCTCCCCAAATGACTTGCAAAACAGATCAGCGAGCCCGCTGGGAGATGGCGAGACTTTACAAAACCTATCGGGCAACACAAAGCGACGTCTTTCGCAGAAAAACCCTGCCACTTACGCCTGCGAACTGTGTGACAAGAAATTCACAAGACCGTACAACTTGAAATCCCATCTGCGAACGCACACTAACGAGAGGCCGTTCATCTGTTCCAGTTGTGGTAAGGCGTTCGCGCGGCAGCACGACAGAAAGCGACATGAAGACTTACATACGGGCAAGAAGCGCTATGTTTGCGGCGGAAAGCTCAAGGACGGCACTCCTTGGGGCTGTggcaagaagtttgctAGAAGCGATGCTTTGGGAAGACATTTCAAGACTGAAAGTGGTAAAAAATGCATAACTCCATTATACGACGAAGCAGCTCGAAACAAGCAAACTCTGGAAGCGGACTTTCAGCAAGATTAA